AAATTGGTGAAACTACTGAGTTTGATATTGATTCTTTCTACGACAGGAAAGAACCTGATGACAGGGAATGGCAAAGCCAGTGGGCTGCCTTTGAAACAAGCCTTAAAACAAAATCACGTTTTTTCAGTAAGGAAAATGAGCAACTCCTAGCCTCAGTATTCGATAATTTAAATGTACTGAGGACCTTAGACGAAAAGCCAATAATTAAAACAATAGGACCAGATACCGATATTACAAGTTTGTTTAGGGCAAGGGCTTTTCAATCCGATGATAAATTAGAAAAAGCTTTGCAACAGCCGGAAAAAGAGCTTGGCCCTCCCCCTCCTGAATTTGCAACGGCAGGAAGGATGAATGCAAGAGGTATTTCAGTATTTTATGGTGCGACTAAAGTAGATACTGCATTATGTGAAATCAGGCCACCCGTTGGCAGTAAGGTTGCAGTGGCAAAGTTCAATTTAATGAGACAATTGAAGGTTCTGGACCTCACCGCGCTATCTACTACTACAGTTGAGGGCAGTATATTTGATATCAGCTATTCTGAACTAGTATCCAAGACAATGTTTCTTAGAAAACTCAGTCAACGAATCACCAGGCCAATTATGCCGGATGATGAACATTTTGATTATTTAGCAACGCAAGTGATAGCTGATTTCTTGGCTGCTGAATACGGATTTGATGGAATCATCTTTCCATCTGCCCAGTCTGCTGATGGTGTAAATATCATCTTTTTCCATCATGCGTCAGGTGTTGAACCAATTAAACATCCGAAAGGTACAAAGGTTGATGTGAGCTTGTATGATTGGTATGATGAGGAACAATGTCCAGAATACAGGATTACTACTTCCATCCCAAAAAAAGAGAATGAAAAGAAAGAGGATACATTTTATGATATACCTTGGTTCCACCACATTGAAAGCAGTACAGAAATTCGAAAAGATTCTTTGGCAATTGACCTAGAATCCATTACTATTGAACATGTTTCGTCAGTACACATAGTTACTAGTAGCTACTCTGTCACTTCAACATCACACGAAGAAAGATTCCAACAACCTGATAATACTTCAGAATTTACTTTTTAAAATTTACTTTAAATTATCATGACATTAATAGTTTCCTGGATCGGTGTTGACGAGAAAAAAAAACAAAAAAAGATAGCATCGCTCTATATAGCTTCCGACAGCAGATATAGTTGGGGAAATCTTGGCAAATATGATAATGGTGTAAAAGTGTTTCGATGTATAAACGCTCCTGAAATTTTCGGCTTTTGCGGCGATGTATTATTTCCCTCCAATCTTGTCAGCCAGTTAATAACACAAATTGATAATGGCCTGTTCTTTTCAGGCAGTGAGACAAGCGATGTAAAATCAAGGAAAATCGCTAATTTCATAAGTGAAGCTGTCAAGTACTACCCTATCGTTGCTTTCAACCAGAACTTTACAATAATTTACGGTACGAGGATAGCTGATGACTTTCACTTATTCAAATATATTCACAACTACAAAACAAGGGCGTTTGACTATGAAGAAATCAATCTGCCTCTTGAGTCAGGAAAAGTTTTCAGCGGAGGTTCCGGTTCAGAGGAATTTGACAAAAATTACCAATCCTATGAGAACCCAAAGCATAACGAATATGGTACGAGCAGGGGTGTATATCAATGTTTTGTACGCACACTGCTAAATATAAAGGATAAATATTCAGGGGGCGCACCCCAGATAGTAGGACTGTATCGTAAGGGAAATGCTGTACTCTTTGGTAGTGTAATTACTAAAAAATTGTA
Above is a genomic segment from Flavobacterium album containing:
- a CDS encoding RES family NAD+ phosphorylase gives rise to the protein MDADTENFICYECIGENYLKLEIERQGNICKCSYCDNDEIECYPLLDVANRIDSAFEQHFLRSSESPPDYYSIEHLKSLDGWEPDGLPVVEAIADAAEISEEAASDIQEILAEKHYSRSAAEIGETTEFDIDSFYDRKEPDDREWQSQWAAFETSLKTKSRFFSKENEQLLASVFDNLNVLRTLDEKPIIKTIGPDTDITSLFRARAFQSDDKLEKALQQPEKELGPPPPEFATAGRMNARGISVFYGATKVDTALCEIRPPVGSKVAVAKFNLMRQLKVLDLTALSTTTVEGSIFDISYSELVSKTMFLRKLSQRITRPIMPDDEHFDYLATQVIADFLAAEYGFDGIIFPSAQSADGVNIIFFHHASGVEPIKHPKGTKVDVSLYDWYDEEQCPEYRITTSIPKKENEKKEDTFYDIPWFHHIESSTEIRKDSLAIDLESITIEHVSSVHIVTSSYSVTSTSHEERFQQPDNTSEFTF